The genomic stretch TTCGAGAGGGCAAGGTCGGGGCCGTCCGCAAGATTATTGTCGAATACCCGCAGGGATGGTTGGCAACGCCGCTTGAGCTCACAGGAAATAAGCAGGCAGATTGGCGTACAGATCCGAGTCGTGCCGGGGCAGGAGCATTGGGAGATATCGGATCCCATGCAGAAAACCTCGCCCGTTACGTAACAGGTTTGGAACTTGAAGAGTTGTGTGCAGATGTCACCACCTTCGTTGAAGGCCGGGTTATTGATGATGATGTCAATATGTTGGTTCGTTATCAGGGGGGAGCCCGGGGCGTGTTGCATGCCTCTCAGGTCTCTGTCGGAGAAGAGAACAACCTGAATATTCGAGTGCATGGTGAAACGGGATCTCTCCAATGGTTTCAAGAGCACCCGAACTGGCTCTATTATCGCGACCTAGATGGCCCTGAACAGGTATTTAAGCGTGGTAATGACTATCTATCCGCGGCGGCGCAGCACAACAGTCGTCTTCCCTGGGGGCATCCAGAGGCATTTCTGGAAGCTTTTGCAAATATTTACCTGAATGCCGGTAGAACGATTGCAGCACACGAGGCGGGAGAGGACCCAGCACCGCAAGATCTTGATTTTCCAAATGTATATGATGGTGCCAGAGGGGTCCATTTTATTCTCACTGCATTGGAGAGTGGGAGGCGCAGAGAATGGGTTGATGCCAGTTACACGCCTCCAGACTAAGCGTAATCAGCGGCTCCTACGTTCTACCGTATCAGGTGTCCACAGGGACATTACACAGCATCTGAATTCATTCATATCAAATCATAAACATGGCACGTCCAGTTACTTTATTCACCGGTCAATGGGCCGATCTTACACTTGAAACACTTGCAGAAAAGGCCGCTTCCTGGGGCTATGACGGGCTGGAGTTAGCATGTTGGGGGGATCATTTTGATGTCCAGCGGGCACTCCATGAGAGTGATTATTGCCAAGGGCGACATGATCTTCTTGCACGGTATGGCTTGAAAGCCTATGCGATCAGCAACCACCTGGTTGGGCAGGCGGTATGTGATCGTGTTGATGAACGCCATAAAGCAATCATTCCGCCTCATGTATGGGGGGATGGGAATTCGGCAGGTGTCCAGAAACGCGCTGCAAAAGAAATGCAGGATACGGCTAGGGCTGCCGCAAGACTGGGTGTCAAGGTCGTGAATGGTTTCACCGGCAGCAGCATCTGGCCGCTTCTATACTCTTTTCCACCCAATGATCCTGCAATGATTGATGCCGGATTTCAGGATTTTGCAGATCGATGGCATCCAATTTTAGATGTATTTGATGAGGTCGGTGTTCGATTTGGTCTTGAAGTACATCCAACAGAGATTGCTTTTGATATCGCGAGTAGTGCGCGCGCATTGGAAGCAATCGGGCATCGGGAAGCATTTGGATTCAATTATGATCCGAGTCATCTCGGATATCAGGGTGTAGACTACATAGTCTTCATTGATCGCTTTGCAGATCGGATTTACCATACCCATATGAAAGATGTCTGGTGGTCAAACCGTCTGACTTCTGTGGGAGTATTTGGAGGTCATACAGATTTTGGTGCACCGGGACGTTTTTGGGATTTTCGTTCAATTGGTCGCGGATCGATCAATTTTGAAGAGATCATTCGTGCCTTGAATCGGATCAATTACAATGGACCGCTCTCCATTGAGTGGGAAGATATTGGAATGGATCGGGAAGTCGGTGCCTCAGAGGCCTGCACTTTTGTAAAGAACGTGGACTTTAGGCCATCGGGTGCGGCATTTGATGCAGCTTTTGCGAATTAAAACCGCTGCTATACTGTGGGTCTGTTTCGGGGTTGGGACCGCAGGAGCACAATCGGAGTTGGGAATGATAACGGACACGATTCCGGGAACTGATGTGTTTTTTACGATGATTGGGCTTCAGGGAGGGACGTTCTTGATGGGGACTCCTGAAGATGAAGAGGGACGGGATGAAGATGAGGGGCCACAGCGCGAAGTCACCGTATCCCCGTTTTATATTGGGGTTCATGAGGTGACCTACGACGAGTTTCTTCTCTTCTCAAGTCTGGATCGTGATAACTCACAAGGCTCGGCAGGAATTGAGTTTGATCCCGAGTTGATTGCACGTCCAAGCCCGCCCTATGAAGATCCGGCTCATGGTATGGGCACGAATGGGTATCCGGCCGTTGGTATGACGCAATGGGGTGCTCTCCAGTATGCGCACTGGCTTTCGAGCAAAACCGGCGTCTTCTACAGGTTACCGACCGAGGCCGAGTGGGAGTATGCCTGTCGTGCAGGAACCTCATCTGCGTTCAGCTTTGGGGAAACCGCAGACTCCCTTGATGTCTATGCATGGCACTATGGCAATAGTGACGAGACATACCAACAGGTTGGGCAGAAGGGATCGAACCCCTGGGGGATTTTTGATATGCACGGCAATGTAGCCGAATGGACACTGGATGAGTACAGCGAAACCTTCTATGAAGGACTGGAAGGACCGTCGTCTGAAGACCCATGGAATTTGCCCGCTCGACTCCATCCACGTACGGTCAGGGGAGGAGCATATGATGATTCTCCTGAAGCATTGCGCTGTGGTGCACGACTTCGATCCAATCTTGACTGGAAGCGCCGAGATCCTCAAATCCCGCGGTCTATGTGGTGGAATACAGACTCACCATTTGTTGGATTCCGGATTGTTCGACCATTTGTCCAGCCGTCAGCGGAGGAGCAGCAGGAATTTTGGGCGAATGTGCTGGGCGGGTAATATCAGGCGAATTTATTAAATTGCACTACACAAATTCAGAAACCAATGAAAGAACCCTCGAATCCCTTCAATCGTCGAGATTTTGTCAAAAGCGGAGTAGCTGCCGTTGTAGGCGGTGCACTTGCGAGTCAGTTCCCAGTGAAAGCGAATGCCTTCTATGGTATAGATGATACGATCCGGGTTGGGCTGATCGGTTGCGGAGGAAGAGGCACCGGCGCGGCGCTTCAGGCGCTGAAAGCCGCCTCGAACACAAAACTGGTAGCCATGGCTGATGCATTCAGTGATCGCATTGAGGAGAGTCACAAAAATATGATGGAGCCGGAAGAGGCGGATGAATCGACACTGGACGCTATAAGTCGGATTGATGTACCGGTCGAGAAACGCTTTGATGGCTTCGACGGATATAAGGAGGTAATCGCCGCTTCCGATGTCGTCATTCTGACAGCACCCCCAGGCTTTCGACCCATTCATTTTGAGGCTGCCGTTGAGGCGGGAAAACAGATCTTCATGGAGAAGCCGGTCGCGACGGATGCTCCAGGTGTGCGTCGGGTACTAGCCTCGGCCGAAAAGGCAAAACAAAAGCAGTTAAATGTTGTCGTTGGTCTACAACGCCACTATCAGACCGAGTACCGTGAGTGGGTCAAACGAATCCATGAGGGTGCAATCGGAGACATTGTTCTTGGCCGTGTTTATTGGAACGGTGGTGGCGTCTGGGTTCGCTCTCGGGCTGAGTATGAGGAGAAAGCTGGTCGTCCTTTGACAGAGATGGAATATCAGATGCGTAACTGGTATTACTTCAATTGGCTTTGTGGGGATCACATCGTAGAGCAGCACATTCATAATATTGACGTTGGAAACTGGGTGAAGCGGGGGCATCCTGTCAAAGCCCAGGGGCAGGGGGGCCGCCAAGTTCGTACGGGCCTGGATCATGGCGAAATTTATGATCACCACTTCGTCGAGTTTGAATATGATGACGGGAGCCGTGTTATGAGTCAGTGCAGGCATATACCAGATTGCATGAACAGGGTATCTGAAGGATTTCATGGCACGTTGGGGACTGCTCCGGCACCGGGTCAACTTTATGATGCCTCAGGACAGACGATCTACAAGCATAACAGCAAAGACGATCCGAATCCCTATCAGGTAGAACATGACGAATTGTTTGCCGCGATTAATGAAGGAAAATTCAAGTTTGCTGATGCGGAAAATGGCGCGATTGCCACGATGAGTGCGATTCTTGGCCGGATGGCGACCTATTCCGGTAAGGTAATTACTTGGGATGAAGCAATGGCCAGTAAATTGGATTTAATGCCGAAGAAGTTTGCATGGGATGCGGATCCTCCCGTTTTGCCAGACGAAAAAGGTCACTACGAAATTCCGACTCCCGGTGTAACTGCGGCACTTTAGGAATTCTTGTTTCCGAGTAAAGTCGAAAGCGGATGCCATGAGTTTATATCTAGGTTTTTGTATGAGCTATGGTGTATACGTCCGAAAATCCCATGTAGAATGATCCCATTGTAGTAATGAATTGTGGGATGCCTGACCGAACGGCCGTGTGCCCTTCGATTCGTACATCGGAGATCTGCAAGGTCTTTGTGTGCGCGCGTATGGTATTGGGTTCCCCAAGACTCCGTATATTTGCGTCCATCATGGAGCACACACACGACCCGCGGGTACCTGCGCTTTCCAAGTTCATGCCGGCGGATGATTGTTCCCATGTTGCGAAGGACCTTTCCCCCTGTATGATCTTCAGCGGTACGCCGTTCTTGTGAGCGGCGATATTCAAGTGGATGAGACCCGCATTCCGGTACGGTATCCTGTGAACAGCAAGGCTTCCGGTACGCATCATCTTGGCTACGTTTTGGGGTATTCGGATCCGGTCTCGAAGGTGATATTTTTTGATGCCTAACCCGGGCAACCGCGGGCGGGGCCGTTAGGGATCTTAGCGGAGTATCCGGGGTATTCGCAAACCGATGCTACAATGTGTATGATCGGTTTGCTTAGCGGGACGGGATTCTCCACTTCAATTGTGTGGCCCATTGTCGGCGAAAATTCGAGATGGTGAAGTCATCCGAGTCTAAGCGGATGGGGATGCTTGTGGCTCATGTTTTTCCGTTGTTTCACGGAAGTATCGTACTTTACCTGTTCAATCCAGACATCTTCGTGGAGAAGATGCCAAGTGCAGTGCGTCTGGAAATACGGGATCCGTATCTGCGTCCAGGAGTTCAGGTATCACCGTGCACAACGGCGTTTGATCAAGCAGTTCCTGATTGGACGTGAGTGCTTGAATCCGAAATTTGACGAAAACGTCATGGCACAAAACCCAAATCTGCACGCTGCAAAACGGGCCAAAAAGGACGAGTTCTACACGCAGCTGAGTGATATAGAGAATGAGCTTGCTCATTACAGAGCGCATTTCAGGGACAAGGTGGTCTACTGCAACTGTGATGATCCGCGCGTGAGCAATTTTTTTACATTCTTCTCGAAGCAATTCGAGTTTTATGGTCTCAGGAAGCTGATCACGACCTGCTACAAGAATCAGCAGCCGGATCTGTTTTCGCAGCATGATTCCGAGCGGGCGGTCTACCTGGAGTATGCGGGAGATCAGGATGGGAATCGGCGCCCGGATCCACACGAGATTGCCGTAACGCCCCTGCGGGGCGATGGAGACTTTCGGAGTTCCGAGTGTATTGAACTTTTGAAGGAAGCCGATATTGTGGTAACGAATCCACCGTTTTCGCTCTTTCGCGAGTATGTGGCGCAGTTGATGGAGTACGACAAGAAGTTTCTGATCATCGGGAGTATGAATGCGGTCACATACAAGGAGATTTTTCCCTTGATCAAGGAGAATAGAGTTTGGCTGGGATACGGACTAAGTGGGCAGGACATGCTTTTTGACGTACCCAAAGACTATGCGCAGGAGTTGGTTGCCACGAAAAAAGAGGGGAGTGCTTACCGAATTGTATACGGTGTTGTGAAGGGGAGATTAGGTAATGCATGCTGGTTCACGAATCTTCCGCACAAAAAGCGGAACGAGGAGTTGATTTTGTACAAGAACTATTCTCCGGAGGAGTACCCGCACTATGACAATTACGATGCAATCGAGGTGAGCAAGACGAAGGAAATCCCCCAAAATTGGGGGGGGGGCAATGGGGGTTCCCATCACGTTCCTGGACAAGTATAATCCCGATCAGTTCGAGATCCTGGGCTCAGATTACGACATAAAGATGGGGCTTCTCCCTGGAATCGTCAACCCAAAATGGAATGGGAAGATTGATCGTGGCTACATCAACGGAGAAAGAATTTATGCTCGCATCCTGATTCGCAACAAGCAGCTGTGATCGATGGAGATTCACGAGCACAAGATTGCGATTGGAGACATGATCGAGGGGTACCATGATGATGGAGACGGTCAGGTCATCGGATACGCAGGGTTGTTAAACATCCGTCCGCCGTATCAGCGCGAATACATCTATGACGGGCGGAAAGACTTTCAGGAAAACCTGATCCGATCGATCTACTTCGACCGCCCGGTGAACCTGATCTACTTTGCGAAAGCAGAGGACAGCGCATACGATTACGAGTTGCTGGACGGGCAGCAGCGCATCATCACGATCTGTAAGTTCATCAAGGAGCGGAAGTTTGCGATTACTCTTGCGGGTGGGGAGATCCAGTACTGGCAGGGCTTATCTGCGAAAGATCAGCGGCGGAGCCTGGAGTATAAGCTCCATGTGCATGTATGCGAAGGGGATGCCGATGAATTGATGAGGTGGTT from Rhodothermaceae bacterium encodes the following:
- a CDS encoding Gfo/Idh/MocA family oxidoreductase, with protein sequence MKEPSNPFNRRDFVKSGVAAVVGGALASQFPVKANAFYGIDDTIRVGLIGCGGRGTGAALQALKAASNTKLVAMADAFSDRIEESHKNMMEPEEADESTLDAISRIDVPVEKRFDGFDGYKEVIAASDVVILTAPPGFRPIHFEAAVEAGKQIFMEKPVATDAPGVRRVLASAEKAKQKQLNVVVGLQRHYQTEYREWVKRIHEGAIGDIVLGRVYWNGGGVWVRSRAEYEEKAGRPLTEMEYQMRNWYYFNWLCGDHIVEQHIHNIDVGNWVKRGHPVKAQGQGGRQVRTGLDHGEIYDHHFVEFEYDDGSRVMSQCRHIPDCMNRVSEGFHGTLGTAPAPGQLYDASGQTIYKHNSKDDPNPYQVEHDELFAAINEGKFKFADAENGAIATMSAILGRMATYSGKVITWDEAMASKLDLMPKKFAWDADPPVLPDEKGHYEIPTPGVTAAL
- a CDS encoding sugar phosphate isomerase/epimerase, with the protein product MARPVTLFTGQWADLTLETLAEKAASWGYDGLELACWGDHFDVQRALHESDYCQGRHDLLARYGLKAYAISNHLVGQAVCDRVDERHKAIIPPHVWGDGNSAGVQKRAAKEMQDTARAAARLGVKVVNGFTGSSIWPLLYSFPPNDPAMIDAGFQDFADRWHPILDVFDEVGVRFGLEVHPTEIAFDIASSARALEAIGHREAFGFNYDPSHLGYQGVDYIVFIDRFADRIYHTHMKDVWWSNRLTSVGVFGGHTDFGAPGRFWDFRSIGRGSINFEEIIRALNRINYNGPLSIEWEDIGMDREVGASEACTFVKNVDFRPSGAAFDAAFAN
- a CDS encoding formylglycine-generating enzyme family protein, producing MRIKTAAILWVCFGVGTAGAQSELGMITDTIPGTDVFFTMIGLQGGTFLMGTPEDEEGRDEDEGPQREVTVSPFYIGVHEVTYDEFLLFSSLDRDNSQGSAGIEFDPELIARPSPPYEDPAHGMGTNGYPAVGMTQWGALQYAHWLSSKTGVFYRLPTEAEWEYACRAGTSSAFSFGETADSLDVYAWHYGNSDETYQQVGQKGSNPWGIFDMHGNVAEWTLDEYSETFYEGLEGPSSEDPWNLPARLHPRTVRGGAYDDSPEALRCGARLRSNLDWKRRDPQIPRSMWWNTDSPFVGFRIVRPFVQPSAEEQQEFWANVLGG
- a CDS encoding Gfo/Idh/MocA family oxidoreductase; the encoded protein is MGLDRKLRYGMVGGGPGAFIGNVHRIAAALDGTMELVAGAFSSDPAKSKAQGKELGLTEERSYASFLEMVEREAARDDRIDFVSIVTPNHIHFPVAKAFLEAGFHVICDKPMTNTLEDAEALCHLVRKHNRVFALTHNYTGYPMIKQARAMIREGKVGAVRKIIVEYPQGWLATPLELTGNKQADWRTDPSRAGAGALGDIGSHAENLARYVTGLELEELCADVTTFVEGRVIDDDVNMLVRYQGGARGVLHASQVSVGEENNLNIRVHGETGSLQWFQEHPNWLYYRDLDGPEQVFKRGNDYLSAAAQHNSRLPWGHPEAFLEAFANIYLNAGRTIAAHEAGEDPAPQDLDFPNVYDGARGVHFILTALESGRRREWVDASYTPPD